A genomic stretch from Candidatus Methanomassiliicoccus intestinalis Issoire-Mx1 includes:
- a CDS encoding Ig-like domain-containing protein produces MKTALKVASIFAVSMLLILSVFPAVQGLNDNLTDDIEITYGDGYIYINGTMNRYDDGSKLGIIIKNSENSKILDSYIQLRSVNFDGSFNTGVLPNGEYTAYLTYSLNMSPLSYQEVRFNITDAATVKVTGISISESSISLAEGSSKQLIASIQPSNATVKRVSWSSDNVSIATVTQDGVVSAIKVGTANITVKTEDGNFTDTCNVNVTSAQSSSGITLSATTISIFNDGEGVTLSASLSGINASDLIWKTDNVDCVAFRNGNNTTNEVLGKTQVVITGLSIGTTKITVLAANGSYAECTVTVKDKPADTSNEWYYFYIQFKEDSSAASGTKFSSDAEKGFWLAGYGTNAANALENVCGENSIDIMLVTKGSLRGWLGTFFGLKDEQQSNGDWKYWSQYKWTGADFSSSGSWFYNNSSLGYYDAGGTFALIRQITSVDGASAGINVKASDVPEGLRHDSDSVTITYDTNGGSVKNFTEKVKKGDSVDLSKSAGTKEGYRFVGWNTNSSALSALSSLKADSDKTLYAIWISASAEVTTTKNPDGSETTTIKYEKQNEDGTKSSITQVTTVKENEDGSKNTSVEKTETVKTSEGTVQSTIEEKSNETVDADGSVDKQIEKVVKDAEGNNLEETTALEMTDKTTGVSTSAEIKKDSAGNVQTSSTSQVKLENTGGVAKLDSSVIETALKQAEKVKDVAAEKNADIEHVLEVETKANQTAESATVEVPAESLSKIAESEVKLKLKTDMGEIEIPPEVAKNLASVEGEKVSLAISKADKEELNNKQQDAVGDSPIFNLSAKSDENEIHELGGTVKITVPYELKEGEDPAKIAVWYIDELGNIVKKNSVYNEKTNTITFETDYYSLYFVKEDASDPDPVVPPKDDEKGDGSNTIYYAAAVIAIIAVIAVALVILRKKNKL; encoded by the coding sequence ATGAAAACTGCTCTAAAAGTTGCATCTATCTTTGCTGTGAGCATGCTGTTAATTCTCAGTGTGTTTCCTGCAGTACAAGGCCTTAATGACAACTTGACTGACGATATCGAGATAACATATGGTGACGGGTATATATATATAAATGGAACAATGAATAGATATGATGACGGGTCTAAATTAGGTATTATCATTAAAAATTCAGAAAATAGCAAAATATTGGATTCGTATATCCAGTTACGCAGTGTTAATTTCGATGGTTCATTTAATACTGGAGTCTTGCCAAATGGAGAGTATACAGCATATCTGACCTATTCCTTGAATATGAGTCCACTGTCTTATCAAGAAGTTAGGTTTAACATAACTGATGCAGCCACTGTTAAAGTCACCGGTATATCCATATCTGAGAGCAGCATATCACTAGCTGAAGGAAGTTCAAAGCAGTTAATTGCTAGCATTCAGCCGTCAAATGCTACTGTTAAACGTGTTAGTTGGTCATCAGACAATGTATCAATAGCAACTGTAACTCAAGATGGAGTTGTATCAGCTATAAAAGTAGGAACTGCAAATATTACTGTTAAAACAGAAGATGGCAATTTTACTGATACATGCAATGTTAACGTAACATCTGCCCAATCATCATCTGGAATAACACTATCTGCGACCACAATTTCAATATTCAATGATGGGGAGGGTGTTACACTTTCTGCAAGCTTATCTGGAATTAATGCATCTGATTTGATATGGAAAACCGATAATGTAGACTGTGTTGCATTTCGTAATGGTAACAATACAACTAATGAAGTATTAGGTAAAACTCAGGTAGTGATAACCGGTTTAAGTATAGGTACAACGAAGATCACTGTTTTGGCTGCCAACGGCTCATATGCCGAGTGTACTGTTACTGTTAAGGATAAACCGGCTGATACCTCTAATGAGTGGTATTATTTCTATATACAATTTAAAGAAGATTCAAGTGCGGCAAGCGGAACAAAATTTTCATCCGATGCTGAAAAAGGGTTCTGGTTAGCAGGTTATGGAACAAATGCCGCAAATGCTTTGGAAAATGTATGTGGTGAAAATAGCATAGACATCATGTTAGTTACAAAAGGATCTCTCAGGGGTTGGTTAGGAACATTCTTTGGACTTAAAGATGAACAACAGTCTAATGGAGATTGGAAGTATTGGTCACAGTATAAATGGACTGGGGCAGACTTTTCTTCCAGTGGTTCATGGTTTTATAATAATTCTTCATTGGGCTATTATGACGCCGGAGGAACATTTGCGCTTATAAGACAGATTACTTCTGTAGATGGAGCCTCAGCCGGCATTAATGTAAAAGCTTCAGACGTGCCCGAGGGGCTCCGGCACGATTCTGATTCGGTTACAATTACTTATGACACAAACGGAGGTTCAGTTAAGAACTTCACAGAAAAAGTGAAGAAAGGCGATTCTGTAGATCTTTCAAAATCTGCTGGAACTAAAGAAGGATACAGGTTTGTGGGGTGGAATACAAACTCCTCTGCCTTATCTGCTTTATCATCTCTTAAAGCAGATTCAGATAAGACACTGTACGCAATATGGATTTCAGCGTCTGCCGAAGTCACCACAACAAAAAATCCTGATGGATCAGAGACTACAACGATAAAATACGAAAAGCAGAATGAGGATGGCACTAAGTCTTCAATCACACAAGTAACAACTGTCAAAGAAAATGAAGACGGATCTAAGAATACATCGGTTGAAAAAACAGAGACTGTCAAAACCTCCGAAGGTACTGTTCAATCTACAATCGAAGAAAAAAGCAATGAAACTGTTGATGCTGACGGTTCTGTTGATAAACAAATCGAGAAGGTAGTGAAAGACGCAGAAGGCAACAACCTTGAAGAGACGACGGCTTTGGAGATGACAGATAAAACAACCGGCGTCTCCACATCTGCTGAAATCAAGAAAGACTCAGCAGGGAACGTACAGACTTCTTCAACATCACAGGTGAAACTGGAAAACACCGGCGGAGTAGCAAAATTGGATTCCTCTGTAATTGAAACTGCTCTCAAACAGGCTGAAAAAGTTAAAGACGTTGCAGCGGAAAAGAATGCAGACATAGAACACGTCTTAGAAGTTGAAACCAAAGCAAATCAAACTGCGGAGTCAGCTACCGTTGAAGTGCCTGCAGAGTCGTTATCTAAAATTGCAGAATCAGAAGTTAAACTAAAACTGAAAACTGATATGGGAGAAATCGAGATACCTCCAGAGGTTGCTAAGAACTTAGCATCTGTGGAAGGAGAAAAGGTTTCATTGGCGATCTCTAAAGCAGATAAAGAAGAACTCAACAACAAGCAGCAGGATGCTGTAGGAGATTCTCCGATCTTCAATCTTTCCGCTAAATCTGATGAAAACGAGATTCATGAACTCGGAGGAACTGTAAAAATCACTGTGCCTTATGAGCTCAAGGAAGGGGAAGATCCTGCAAAGATCGCTGTCTGGTATATTGATGAATTGGGAAATATTGTGAAAAAGAATTCTGTCTACAATGAAAAAACAAACACAATCACATTTGAGACTGACTATTATTCACTTTATTTCGTCAAGGAAGACGCCAGTGATCCAGACCCGGTAGTTCCACCAAAGGATGATGAGAAAGGTGATGGCAGCAACACGATATACTACGCAGCAGCTGTGATTGCAATAATCGCAGTTATTGCAGTGGCGCTTGTGAT
- a CDS encoding leucine-rich repeat protein, with translation MSVGGIVPDQDASYDDLTVLSDDSEPVNDSIDGETDANAHILSDYSIMSKSMGEDQRSITYSVGLSTNNTVVCTYTLTYTLNNGEAAISGLDSESDDLVILMEDSIVLNSTTYNVISIDNSVFTNNAKLSKILLSNNISLLSSKQFSGCTSLNELSLGINLLEIDGYAFERTIISKLCLPSNVKTLSNYAFANMASLKEIEFNTTKISTIPDYCFSSCSALESITIPSGVLSLGKSLFNDCTSLKSIYLPSNITLNAYLFSSSKPSSIVNVYLSSQTTISGTVANTLNLHMYACNTELPTVPTKNNFNKFYIHISLNEYINYTMVEELGSKLPKVQATLTSADGFVYDSTDSSKLIKYVGTGSSATTVTIPSSVMSIGSNAFNNDASRSLTEIHFEGNSALTTIGDSAFSSCTSLTTIDLPGSLTTIGDSAFYGCTSLTTVTLPGSLTTIGDYVFQSCTSLSIVNMNITNIMKFGADPFRYCNSSMTLNITGESDVVEKLTIDGNDFLVSHDGNLLDLVYSFGVPHGNITSLSNVRSLNGLFTNSNITSIKIPSTLASFSDSEFSGCTNLSLITFDESVSINTIPVSCFSNTAISTIDLPSSISTINAKAFNLCHSLKSVTFNGTTLSLIGDPFAYCSSLDSVTFTNLNSALTMGANAFASCNSLKNINLPSGLSAIAIGTFNGCSSLESINLQPGCTKYESVDGLLFEKSSNNTLKLLICPSSKTNIITPSGNVDFNGRLTNNRTIQSIIFSDGFTSIIKDNEFSGCISLTSVTFGDSSSPTSIGKNAFKGTGVYDLVFPNTINSIGSNAFEGCLSLTTVKFNEESKLTSIGDYAFKGCNNLRSFEIPKYLSSIGSNIFMDCALLNTLSVNEYNSSFDFSDGILSKGTEIVYVLPTSESIKIPANITSISSDAFYNNNLKSISVDTNNSNYCSDGIVLFNLDKTKIIVVPGGLEDLTIPSSIQTISIDGGNPFEYVKSLKNITWNGGSLSLSSNVFSNLSTLNSITLVASGDISINGAFVGCRNLESIVISCSNLNLTDSFTNCGYYDLDVNLSCTDSLSLSGYVFNNCNGINKLEVSCKNAASLSLINHLYGTFKNFEYTLNDTQKNTLNSILNYNVSFKFNDLSGDFSANIESIRYDGLIVFSLVSSAGYTYNDLNVSVDNSIVTSNQGLYEYKLLSDVTFTVKERNPETTVTVTFDMMLDELTDTQKTMGVGRTILPSDLPNPLSDNYTFVGWYTDENYTAKYLQAPILKDTTLYAKWNLKYGSKIVFDTSHGNVQAIVENAGNSLTSGDIVADGTSITFSFDPYDGFELMGWDVAVNGVTSTSDNLEFTLVVSGDSIIKPKLRYYSSSSSLINITDLKTSIPGDTFTEIWEHLENVDTSMNVWTGFPSVPLIVDDNVYIRVDDKLYMIDLYGDGKVKSTSAESKTISAYYHYLGYGNGTIFDYATGNAYNLKLDKIYNVHDSGCVGVDISSVSYHDQYFYGLDNTNTLWKFEASTGKLCKDGFWEYGVKTHWHGIYGTISTPVFVQDHIYFIEAIGSEDGRYIGSVDLKTGDRSTTTLNKLNGKLLDDGWLTCYNYKGTNYLFVTGYGDNLFDSSSNSSAIIDCVPLSSDGSFVEESERWIYTDKGVNGTASAFVVYDGRGYVNVTGTTNSSNASAQFYVYDVNSMLDTPLEQWKDATFEQDTNNFLIYQEDSVKSHGSIVVSTAYYNETGKVYIYLIPYEAGEQAIYIFEDSQIKTAPNKYYKSPKIGSAYCSQAVRIGMDGQFIWYNDSGTIYCYGNSEMNDYFFMVDDGGNGSMWRSSSGQNPVEAVKKLGYTVGDDGSVSKDGNNYTIQCCIGDQWFSLPKLDLGGFTKYHYYILSSTNIDSDAYWYYESGGILLKCKCSDILSNKNLINTKLSLDPFPIDALHTQDINSIKLEIEIEKSLPGLTGYDSIVIGLHVKFDDSTTAYTYAELEFSNSNTIEYISELGSSSKPVSYSISIYDGWLEFDSNAVCLNQIFRDL, from the coding sequence ATGTCTGTAGGCGGCATTGTACCAGATCAAGATGCATCATATGACGACCTGACAGTATTGTCAGATGATTCTGAACCAGTGAATGATTCAATTGACGGCGAGACAGACGCTAATGCTCATATTCTATCAGATTATAGTATAATGTCCAAATCTATGGGTGAAGATCAAAGATCAATTACATATTCTGTGGGATTAAGTACTAACAATACTGTTGTCTGTACCTATACTTTAACTTACACTTTGAATAATGGTGAGGCAGCCATATCTGGTTTAGATTCAGAAAGTGATGATTTGGTAATTCTCATGGAGGATTCAATTGTATTAAATTCTACTACTTATAATGTAATTTCAATTGATAATTCTGTTTTCACTAACAATGCCAAACTGTCTAAGATCTTATTATCTAATAATATCTCTTTATTATCTTCAAAACAATTCTCTGGCTGCACTTCATTGAATGAGCTATCATTAGGAATTAATTTATTAGAAATCGATGGCTATGCTTTTGAACGTACTATCATATCGAAACTATGCTTACCATCTAATGTTAAAACCCTATCTAATTATGCATTTGCTAACATGGCTTCTCTCAAAGAAATCGAATTCAATACAACTAAAATATCCACGATTCCAGATTATTGTTTTTCATCTTGTTCTGCTCTAGAATCTATCACAATTCCTAGTGGAGTATTATCTCTTGGAAAGAGTTTATTTAATGACTGTACATCTTTAAAATCAATTTATCTTCCTAGTAATATCACTCTTAATGCTTACCTTTTTTCTAGTTCTAAACCATCATCCATTGTCAATGTTTATTTATCTTCACAGACCACAATTAGCGGCACAGTGGCAAATACCCTTAATCTTCACATGTATGCATGCAATACTGAATTACCAACAGTTCCTACCAAGAATAATTTTAATAAATTTTATATTCATATATCATTAAATGAATATATTAATTATACGATGGTTGAAGAACTTGGATCTAAACTCCCAAAGGTCCAAGCTACTCTTACCTCAGCAGATGGATTTGTTTACGATTCTACTGATTCATCTAAACTCATAAAATATGTTGGAACCGGATCCTCAGCAACAACTGTAACAATTCCTTCTAGTGTAATGTCGATCGGATCTAATGCATTTAATAATGACGCTAGCCGCAGTTTAACTGAAATCCATTTTGAGGGAAACTCAGCTCTTACTACTATTGGAGATAGTGCATTCTCTAGTTGCACATCGTTGACAACAATAGACCTGCCAGGTAGTCTTACTACTATTGGAGATAGTGCATTCTATGGTTGTACATCGTTGACAACAGTAACTCTGCCAGGTAGTCTTACCACTATTGGAGATTATGTATTCCAAAGTTGTACATCTTTGTCTATTGTAAATATGAACATCACAAATATTATGAAATTTGGTGCGGATCCGTTTAGATACTGTAATTCTAGCATGACCCTCAACATTACTGGCGAGAGTGATGTAGTAGAAAAACTTACGATTGATGGAAATGACTTTTTAGTTAGTCATGATGGTAATCTGTTAGATCTAGTATACTCGTTTGGTGTTCCACATGGCAATATAACGTCATTGAGTAATGTAAGATCACTCAATGGTCTATTTACTAATTCAAATATAACTTCCATTAAAATACCTTCTACTCTTGCTTCATTTTCAGATAGTGAATTTTCAGGATGTACAAACTTATCATTAATAACATTTGATGAGAGTGTCAGCATCAATACAATCCCCGTGTCTTGTTTTTCAAATACTGCCATATCGACGATTGATCTTCCATCCTCAATATCAACCATCAACGCTAAAGCATTTAACCTATGTCACTCTCTAAAGTCTGTAACATTCAATGGGACAACCCTGAGTCTGATTGGAGATCCATTTGCATACTGTAGCTCTTTAGATTCTGTTACATTTACCAACCTGAATTCTGCGTTGACTATGGGTGCCAATGCTTTTGCTAGTTGTAACTCATTAAAAAATATCAATCTGCCATCGGGACTGTCTGCCATTGCTATAGGCACCTTTAATGGCTGTAGTTCACTCGAATCTATAAATTTGCAACCCGGCTGTACAAAATATGAAAGCGTTGATGGGCTGTTATTTGAAAAATCTAGCAATAATACTCTTAAATTATTAATCTGCCCAAGCTCTAAAACAAACATCATAACTCCGTCTGGAAATGTAGATTTTAATGGAAGATTAACGAACAACAGAACAATACAGAGCATAATATTTTCAGATGGATTTACTTCAATTATAAAAGATAATGAATTTTCAGGATGTATCTCTTTAACATCAGTGACGTTTGGCGACAGTTCGAGTCCGACATCTATTGGTAAAAATGCATTTAAGGGTACTGGGGTATATGATCTGGTATTTCCTAATACTATTAACTCAATAGGTTCAAACGCATTTGAAGGATGTTTATCGCTGACCACTGTTAAATTTAATGAAGAATCAAAATTGACAAGTATCGGAGATTATGCATTCAAGGGGTGTAACAACCTTCGCAGTTTTGAAATTCCAAAATATTTGTCTTCCATAGGTTCCAACATCTTTATGGATTGTGCGCTTCTTAATACACTTAGTGTGAATGAATATAATTCTTCATTCGACTTTTCAGATGGAATATTATCAAAGGGTACGGAAATAGTGTATGTTTTACCAACTAGTGAATCAATTAAGATTCCAGCAAATATCACATCTATCTCTTCAGACGCATTTTATAATAATAATTTAAAATCAATAAGCGTAGATACTAATAATTCGAATTATTGTTCTGATGGCATTGTTTTGTTTAACCTCGATAAAACTAAAATTATCGTAGTTCCAGGAGGTTTAGAAGATCTAACTATTCCAAGCAGCATCCAAACAATATCAATTGATGGCGGCAATCCATTTGAATATGTTAAATCATTGAAAAATATCACTTGGAATGGGGGATCATTATCCCTTAGTTCAAATGTATTCAGCAATCTTTCTACATTGAATTCTATAACTCTAGTTGCTTCAGGTGATATCTCCATAAATGGTGCTTTCGTAGGGTGTAGAAATCTGGAGTCGATAGTCATATCATGCAGCAATCTAAATTTAACAGATTCATTTACTAATTGTGGATACTATGATCTGGATGTAAATCTTAGCTGTACAGATTCTTTGAGTCTGTCTGGATATGTTTTTAATAATTGTAATGGTATAAATAAACTTGAAGTTTCATGCAAAAATGCGGCGAGTTTGAGTTTAATAAATCACCTGTATGGAACATTCAAAAATTTTGAATACACTCTAAACGATACTCAAAAAAACACATTGAATTCCATACTGAATTACAACGTATCCTTTAAATTCAACGATCTGTCTGGAGATTTTAGTGCAAATATTGAATCCATACGGTATGATGGGCTGATCGTGTTTTCATTGGTCTCTTCTGCAGGTTATACATATAATGATCTAAATGTATCTGTGGATAATTCAATTGTAACATCTAATCAAGGATTGTATGAATATAAATTATTAAGTGATGTAACATTTACCGTTAAAGAGCGGAACCCCGAGACCACTGTGACAGTAACATTTGACATGATGTTAGATGAACTGACTGACACTCAAAAAACTATGGGCGTAGGCCGAACTATTTTACCCAGTGATCTGCCAAATCCGCTAAGTGATAATTACACATTTGTTGGATGGTATACAGATGAAAACTATACAGCAAAGTATCTTCAGGCACCAATCTTGAAAGATACAACACTATATGCAAAATGGAATTTAAAATATGGTTCAAAAATTGTGTTTGATACATCTCATGGGAACGTACAGGCTATTGTTGAAAATGCAGGTAACAGCCTAACCAGTGGTGATATAGTGGCAGATGGAACAAGTATTACATTTTCTTTTGATCCATACGATGGGTTTGAATTGATGGGATGGGATGTTGCAGTAAATGGAGTTACATCTACATCTGACAATTTAGAATTTACACTTGTTGTGTCTGGTGATTCGATTATAAAGCCAAAACTCAGATACTATTCATCATCAAGCTCACTAATAAATATCACTGATCTGAAAACTTCGATACCTGGAGATACATTTACTGAAATATGGGAACATCTGGAAAATGTAGATACTAGCATGAATGTATGGACAGGATTTCCAAGTGTACCATTAATTGTAGACGATAATGTCTACATAAGAGTTGATGATAAATTATATATGATCGATCTTTATGGAGACGGCAAAGTAAAATCTACATCTGCAGAATCTAAAACAATATCTGCTTACTACCATTATCTTGGATATGGAAATGGAACAATCTTTGACTATGCTACAGGCAATGCATATAATTTAAAGTTAGATAAAATCTATAATGTTCATGATTCTGGGTGTGTTGGTGTAGATATATCCAGTGTTTCATATCATGATCAATATTTCTATGGACTGGATAATACTAATACGCTTTGGAAATTTGAAGCGAGCACTGGTAAATTATGCAAAGATGGATTTTGGGAATATGGGGTTAAAACTCACTGGCATGGTATATATGGTACCATATCAACTCCGGTATTTGTACAGGATCATATTTATTTCATAGAAGCTATTGGGAGCGAGGATGGTAGATATATAGGATCTGTTGATTTAAAGACAGGTGATAGAAGCACAACTACACTTAATAAACTAAATGGAAAACTGCTTGACGATGGTTGGTTAACATGTTATAACTATAAAGGAACTAATTATCTGTTTGTTACAGGTTATGGAGACAATCTTTTTGACTCTTCATCTAATAGCAGTGCAATAATTGACTGCGTCCCCTTAAGTTCAGATGGATCATTCGTTGAAGAATCTGAAAGATGGATATACACCGATAAAGGTGTTAATGGCACGGCATCTGCATTTGTTGTATATGATGGTAGAGGATATGTAAATGTTACAGGTACAACAAATTCCTCAAATGCTTCTGCTCAATTTTATGTTTATGATGTAAATTCAATGTTGGATACACCGTTGGAACAATGGAAAGACGCAACATTTGAACAGGATACAAACAACTTTCTGATTTATCAAGAAGACAGTGTAAAAAGTCACGGTTCAATTGTAGTAAGTACAGCATACTATAATGAAACTGGCAAAGTTTACATCTATCTCATACCCTATGAAGCAGGTGAACAAGCAATATATATCTTTGAAGATTCTCAAATTAAGACAGCTCCGAATAAATATTATAAAAGTCCTAAAATAGGATCTGCATATTGTTCTCAAGCTGTTAGAATTGGAATGGATGGACAGTTTATCTGGTATAATGATTCAGGAACCATATACTGCTATGGAAATTCAGAGATGAATGATTATTTCTTCATGGTTGATGACGGAGGTAACGGCTCGATGTGGAGATCATCATCAGGTCAAAATCCAGTTGAGGCAGTTAAGAAGCTTGGCTATACTGTTGGAGATGATGGTTCTGTGTCTAAAGACGGTAATAATTACACCATACAATGCTGCATTGGTGACCAATGGTTTTCATTGCCTAAATTGGATCTAGGTGGTTTCACAAAATATCACTATTACATACTTTCCTCAACAAATATTGACTCTGATGCATATTGGTATTATGAATCTGGAGGTATATTGTTAAAATGCAAATGTAGTGATATTCTTAGCAATAAGAATTTAATTAACACTAAATTGTCACTAGATCCATTTCCAATAGACGCTCTACACACTCAAGATATAAATTCAATCAAGCTAGAAATCGAAATTGAAAAATCATTACCTGGTCTTACTGGGTATGATTCGATAGTCATTGGTTTGCACGTAAAATTTGACGATAGTACAACTGCATACACATATGCAGAATTGGAATTTAGTAATTCAAATACGATAGAGTACATATCTGAATTAGGCTCATCTTCCAAACCAGTTAGCTATTCAATTTCGATCTATGACGGTTGGTTAGAGTTTGATTCCAATGCAGTTTGTTTGAATCAGATATTTAGGGACTTATGA